A DNA window from Microbacterium sp. CGR2 contains the following coding sequences:
- a CDS encoding cation diffusion facilitator family transporter, whose protein sequence is MHDHAPAAGGIRSANSRRLLAISLSLTASVMVVQVIGALLTGSLALLADAAHMFTDASALVIALVAASVAARPADDRRTFGYQRAEVFGALINAVILIALAGWVAYEGVTRLISPQGVEVQGGLMLIVAVAGLLANAVSLWLLSRAQRTSINVRGAYLEVMGDLLGSVAVIVAAVVILLTGWMPADAVASLVIAAMIIPRAIVLLREVFSVLAESAPKGTAVSEIRTHLLAYEGVTGVHDVHVWQLTRGAPVFTAHVSVDPRALADGRSARLLSDMQACLADHFDVAHSTFQIEPAERSDCAPRHA, encoded by the coding sequence ATGCACGATCACGCGCCCGCCGCCGGCGGCATCCGTTCCGCAAACAGCAGGCGCCTGCTGGCGATCTCGCTGTCGCTCACGGCCTCCGTCATGGTCGTGCAGGTCATCGGCGCACTGCTCACCGGGTCGCTCGCCCTGTTGGCGGATGCGGCGCACATGTTCACCGATGCCTCCGCGCTGGTGATCGCTCTCGTCGCGGCATCCGTCGCCGCCCGCCCGGCCGATGACCGCCGCACCTTCGGGTATCAGCGTGCCGAGGTCTTCGGTGCGCTCATCAACGCCGTGATCCTGATCGCACTCGCCGGCTGGGTCGCCTACGAAGGTGTCACTCGCCTCATCTCCCCGCAGGGCGTCGAGGTCCAAGGTGGCCTCATGCTCATCGTGGCCGTGGCGGGTCTGCTCGCCAACGCCGTGTCCCTGTGGTTGTTGAGCCGTGCGCAGCGCACCAGCATCAACGTGCGCGGAGCCTACCTCGAGGTGATGGGCGACCTGCTCGGGTCAGTGGCCGTCATCGTCGCGGCGGTGGTCATCCTGCTGACCGGATGGATGCCGGCGGATGCCGTGGCGTCGCTGGTCATCGCCGCCATGATCATCCCGCGAGCGATCGTGCTGCTCCGGGAGGTGTTCTCGGTCCTCGCCGAGTCCGCGCCGAAAGGCACCGCCGTCAGCGAGATCCGCACGCATCTGCTCGCGTACGAGGGCGTGACCGGAGTCCACGACGTGCACGTGTGGCAGCTGACGCGTGGGGCACCCGTCTTCACGGCGCACGTGAGCGTCGACCCTCGGGCGCTGGCCGACGGGCGATCGGCCAGGCTGCTCTCCGACATGCAGGCCTGCCTTGCCGACCACTTCGACGTGGCTCACTCGACCTTTCAGATCGAACCGGCCGAGCGGTCGGACTGCGCACCGCGTCACGCCTGA
- a CDS encoding dihydrofolate reductase family protein produces the protein MRELTYYIGATLDGFIAGPADEVDFYRLTPEFEAFMGSELRDAQPAHVRAARGAAAAPLTRFDTVLMGRRTYEPALQFGITDPYSHLRTIVFTTSLDDPREPNVEMVRTDPIARVRELKAEDGLGIYLAGGAQLAGVLLDEIDRLIVKKYPVIVGEGIPMTRHGFAPTHVALEGVRSFDNGCVVLSYSRSHA, from the coding sequence ATGCGAGAACTGACGTACTACATCGGAGCAACCCTCGATGGGTTCATCGCCGGGCCCGCGGACGAGGTCGACTTCTATCGGCTCACGCCCGAGTTCGAGGCCTTCATGGGCTCGGAACTCCGAGATGCTCAACCGGCGCATGTGCGTGCGGCGCGCGGAGCCGCTGCGGCACCCCTCACGCGCTTCGACACCGTGCTCATGGGGCGCCGCACGTACGAACCGGCGCTGCAGTTCGGGATCACGGACCCCTACTCGCACCTCCGGACGATCGTCTTCACCACGTCGTTGGACGATCCGCGCGAGCCCAACGTCGAGATGGTGCGTACCGACCCGATCGCTCGTGTGCGAGAGCTGAAGGCCGAAGACGGCCTCGGCATCTACCTCGCCGGCGGGGCGCAACTCGCGGGTGTCCTGCTCGACGAGATCGACCGGTTGATCGTCAAGAAGTATCCCGTGATCGTCGGCGAAGGTATCCCGATGACGCGGCACGGCTTCGCGCCGACGCACGTCGCGCTGGAGGGCGTCCGATCCTTCGACAATGGCTGCGTGGTGCTCAGTTATTCGCGTTCGCACGCCTGA
- the rdgB gene encoding RdgB/HAM1 family non-canonical purine NTP pyrophosphatase, with product MRIVLATHNPHKVAEFQQIVALTRPDLEVVGYDGPEPVEDGVTFAENALIKARAAAAHTGLAALADDSGICVDVLGGSPGVFSAYWAGQKKDAAANLELLLDQLRDVADPHRAAHFTSTIALVTPEGREEVVVGEWPGRLAHSASGGGGFGYDPIFVPDGQPTGADRTVGEFTAEEKQAQSHRARAFAALVPLLETL from the coding sequence GTGCGGATCGTCCTTGCCACGCACAACCCGCACAAGGTCGCGGAGTTCCAGCAGATCGTCGCGCTGACCCGCCCAGACCTCGAGGTCGTGGGCTACGACGGTCCGGAGCCGGTCGAAGACGGCGTGACGTTCGCCGAGAACGCGCTCATCAAGGCGCGTGCCGCAGCCGCCCACACCGGGCTCGCGGCTCTCGCCGACGATTCCGGGATCTGCGTCGACGTGCTCGGCGGATCGCCCGGCGTCTTCTCGGCGTACTGGGCGGGTCAGAAGAAGGATGCTGCCGCCAACCTCGAGTTGCTGCTCGATCAGCTGCGCGACGTCGCAGACCCGCATCGGGCCGCGCACTTCACGTCGACGATCGCGCTGGTGACACCGGAGGGGCGCGAGGAGGTCGTCGTGGGTGAGTGGCCGGGGCGTCTCGCGCATTCGGCATCCGGAGGTGGGGGCTTCGGGTACGACCCGATCTTCGTGCCGGACGGCCAGCCGACCGGGGCAGACCGCACCGTGGGCGAGTTCACCGCAGAGGAGAAGCAGGCGCAGTCTCACAGAGCGCGCGCCTTCGCGGCGCTGGTGCCCTTGCTCGAGACTCTTTGA
- the rph gene encoding ribonuclease PH has protein sequence MTDIVRADGRATDQLREITIERGWSSHAEGSALISFGGTKVLCTASFTNGVPRWLTGKGKGWVTAEYSMLPRATNSRNDRESVKGRIGGRTHEISRLIGRALRAVVDTKALGENTIVIDCDVLQADGGTRTAAITGAYVALADAIEWGRAKKFIAKNSTPLLDSVAAVSVGIIDGEPMLDLAYVEDVRAETDMNIVVTGRGLFVEVQGTAEGAPFDKRELDELLELGLAGCADLKETQLAALAASAGE, from the coding sequence ATGACCGACATCGTCCGCGCCGACGGCCGCGCCACCGACCAGCTCCGCGAGATCACCATCGAGCGCGGCTGGAGCTCGCACGCGGAAGGATCCGCGCTGATCAGCTTCGGCGGGACGAAGGTGCTGTGCACGGCATCCTTCACGAACGGCGTTCCGCGCTGGCTGACCGGCAAGGGCAAGGGGTGGGTGACCGCGGAGTACTCGATGCTGCCTCGCGCGACGAACAGCCGCAACGACCGCGAGAGCGTCAAGGGGCGCATCGGCGGGCGGACACACGAGATCTCCCGACTGATCGGTCGTGCACTGCGTGCTGTCGTCGATACGAAGGCGCTCGGCGAGAACACGATCGTGATCGACTGCGACGTGCTGCAGGCTGATGGAGGCACCCGTACCGCCGCGATCACCGGCGCGTACGTCGCTCTCGCTGACGCCATCGAGTGGGGCCGCGCGAAGAAGTTCATCGCCAAGAACTCCACGCCGTTGCTCGATTCCGTCGCTGCCGTGTCGGTGGGAATCATCGACGGCGAACCCATGCTCGATCTCGCATACGTCGAAGACGTTCGCGCCGAGACCGACATGAACATCGTCGTCACCGGTCGCGGCCTGTTCGTCGAGGTGCAGGGAACCGCCGAGGGAGCTCCCTTCGACAAGCGCGAGCTCGACGAGCTGCTCGAACTCGGCCTCGCCGGTTGCGCCGATCTCAAGGAGACGCAGCTCGCCGCTCTGGCCGCGTCGGCAGGGGAGTGA
- the murI gene encoding glutamate racemase codes for MNDAPIGIFDSGVGGLTVARAIRAQLPRESFVYIGDTAHSPYGPKPIADVRRYSLEVLDALVDQGVKMLVIACNTASAAMLRDARERYDIPVVEVIGPAVRRAVSTTRNGRVGVIGTVGTIASRAYQDMLEVNERLQVFTAAAPRFVEFVEAGITGTPEVLAVAEEYLAPLRAADVDTLVLGCTHYPFLRGAISYVMGEGVSLVSSDDETAGDVYRQLVRGGLLASPDATATYVYEATGVSADEFTALANRLMGREVRDVQLVQTGAVTLPVSVSESR; via the coding sequence ATGAATGACGCGCCGATCGGAATCTTCGACTCGGGTGTCGGCGGGCTCACTGTTGCCAGGGCCATCCGCGCCCAGCTGCCCCGCGAGTCGTTCGTCTACATCGGCGACACGGCGCACTCCCCGTACGGACCGAAGCCGATCGCCGACGTTCGACGCTATTCCCTCGAGGTGCTGGACGCGCTCGTCGATCAGGGCGTCAAGATGCTCGTGATCGCCTGCAACACGGCATCCGCTGCCATGCTCCGTGACGCACGCGAGCGTTACGACATTCCGGTCGTCGAGGTGATCGGTCCTGCCGTTCGTCGTGCGGTGTCCACCACGCGCAACGGTCGCGTGGGAGTGATCGGCACCGTCGGGACCATCGCGTCACGTGCCTACCAGGACATGCTCGAAGTGAATGAGCGTCTGCAGGTGTTCACGGCCGCCGCCCCCCGTTTCGTCGAGTTCGTGGAAGCCGGGATCACCGGCACTCCCGAGGTGCTCGCCGTCGCCGAGGAGTATCTCGCGCCGCTGCGCGCCGCCGATGTCGACACCCTCGTGCTGGGCTGCACCCACTATCCGTTCCTCCGCGGTGCCATCAGCTACGTGATGGGCGAGGGCGTCTCCCTCGTCTCCAGCGACGACGAGACCGCCGGCGACGTCTACCGTCAGCTGGTACGCGGCGGCCTGCTCGCATCGCCCGACGCCACGGCCACCTACGTCTATGAGGCCACCGGCGTCTCCGCCGACGAGTTCACCGCGCTGGCGAACCGCTTGATGGGCCGTGAGGTCCGCGACGTGCAGCTGGTTCAGACCGGCGCCGTCACCCTGCCTGTCTCTGTCTCCGAGTCGCGCTGA
- a CDS encoding nicotinate phosphoribosyltransferase: MTTSTALLTDRYELTMLAASLRDGTAFRPSVFELFSRRLSGGRRFGVVAGTGRLLGLLRDFHFGEEELRFLRDEEVVDAATLKFLEDYRFTGSIRGYREGELYFPGSPILTVEGTFADAVVLETLALSVLNHDSAVATAASRMSIAAGERPLAEMGSRRAAERSAVAAARAAYIAGFRATSNLEAGRRWGIPTMGTAAHSWTLLHDTEEDAFRAQVASMGTDTTLLVDTYDIRTGVETAIRVAGTSLGGVRLDSGDLPIVAGEVRAQLDELGATTTRITVTSDLDEYAIAALAASPVDGYGVGTSVVTGSGYPTASMVYKLVARQDAEGAWIGVAKASTDKASFGGRKAAFRTLVDGVATAETVVVSDGFEELDTPSEHPDGRPLQVTFVDEGEIDTAHEGAAATAAAREHHLRVREELPVRALALSKSDPAIPTVYTEAR; the protein is encoded by the coding sequence ATGACCACGTCGACGGCGCTGCTCACCGATCGTTACGAGCTCACGATGCTCGCCGCCTCCCTGCGAGACGGGACGGCCTTCCGGCCCAGCGTCTTCGAACTCTTCTCCCGGAGGCTCTCGGGCGGCCGTCGTTTCGGGGTCGTCGCCGGAACCGGGCGCCTGCTCGGCCTGCTGCGCGACTTCCACTTCGGCGAGGAGGAACTGCGCTTCCTTCGCGACGAGGAAGTGGTGGATGCCGCCACCCTGAAGTTCCTCGAGGACTACCGATTCACCGGGTCGATCCGGGGCTACCGTGAGGGCGAGCTCTACTTCCCCGGCTCGCCGATCCTCACCGTCGAGGGAACGTTCGCCGATGCCGTCGTGCTCGAGACCCTCGCCCTGAGCGTGCTCAACCACGACTCCGCCGTCGCCACCGCCGCCTCCCGCATGAGCATCGCGGCCGGTGAGCGTCCACTGGCCGAGATGGGCTCGCGCCGTGCCGCCGAGCGCTCCGCCGTCGCCGCGGCCCGCGCCGCGTACATCGCCGGGTTCCGCGCGACCAGCAACCTCGAAGCGGGTCGGAGGTGGGGAATCCCGACCATGGGCACCGCCGCGCACTCGTGGACGCTGCTCCACGACACCGAGGAAGACGCCTTCCGCGCTCAGGTCGCCAGCATGGGCACGGACACCACGCTTCTCGTCGACACCTACGACATCCGCACCGGCGTCGAGACCGCGATCCGTGTGGCCGGTACCAGCCTGGGCGGAGTCCGACTCGACTCCGGCGACCTGCCGATCGTCGCCGGCGAGGTGCGCGCGCAGCTGGACGAATTGGGCGCGACGACGACGCGCATCACCGTCACCAGTGACCTCGACGAGTATGCGATCGCCGCTCTCGCCGCATCGCCCGTCGACGGCTACGGGGTGGGGACCTCCGTGGTCACCGGATCGGGCTATCCCACCGCGAGCATGGTCTACAAACTGGTCGCCAGGCAGGATGCCGAGGGGGCCTGGATCGGCGTCGCCAAGGCGTCGACCGACAAGGCGTCTTTCGGCGGACGCAAAGCGGCTTTCCGGACGTTGGTCGACGGCGTCGCCACCGCAGAGACCGTCGTCGTCTCGGACGGGTTCGAAGAGCTGGACACGCCGAGCGAGCACCCCGACGGACGTCCCCTGCAGGTGACGTTCGTGGATGAGGGTGAGATCGACACCGCCCATGAAGGTGCCGCTGCGACCGCCGCGGCGCGCGAACATCACCTCCGCGTACGTGAGGAACTGCCCGTGCGCGCCCTCGCGCTCAGCAAGTCCGACCCGGCGATCCCGACGGTGTACACCGAGGCACGCTGA